The Pelodiscus sinensis isolate JC-2024 chromosome 5, ASM4963464v1, whole genome shotgun sequence genome includes a region encoding these proteins:
- the SAP30 gene encoding histone deacetylase complex subunit SAP30, whose amino-acid sequence MNGFAPEEVTQRGGEAAAATTVVAAVVANAAATVEVPAPGLGPGPAAGAAAAAGSAGPPGAAGPGAGQLCCLREEGERCSRAAGNASFSKRIQKSISQKKVKIELDKSARHLYICDFHKNLIQSVRNRRKRKGSDDDGDSPVQDIDTPEVDLYQLQVNTLRRYKRHFKLQTRPGLNKAQLVEIIGCHFRTIPVNEKDTLTYFIYSVKNDKNKPDLKMDSGVH is encoded by the exons ATGAACGGGTTCGCCCCCGAGGAGGTGAcccagagaggaggggaggcCGCTGCCGCTACCACCGTCGTTGCTGCTGTTGTGGCCAATGCAGCCGCCACCGTGGAGGTGCCGGCGCCGGGATTAGGTCCCGGCCCTGCCGCAggtgccgccgccgccgccggctCCGCGGGGCCCCCTGGCGCTGCGGGCCCTGGGGCCGGGCAGCTGTGCTGCTTgcgagaggaaggagagaggtgcAGCCGGGCCGCCGGCAACGCCAGCTTCAGCAAGAGGATCCAGAAGAGCATCTCGCAGAAGAAGGTGAAGATCGAGCTGGACAAGAGT GCAAGACATCTTTACATTTGTGACTTCCACAAAAACTTAATTCAGAGTGTGCGGaacagaagaaagagaaaaggcaGTGATGATGATGGTGACTCACCAGTGCAAGACATCGACACTCCAGAG GTTGACTTATATCAGTTACAAGTGAACACACTTCGAAGGTACAAAAGacacttcaagttacagactagACCAGGACTTAACAAAGCACAGCTTGTTGAA ataattggttgccattttagaactATTCCAGTGAATGAAAAGGATACCTTAACATATTTCATCTACTCAGTGAAGAATGACAAGAACAAACCAGATCTAAAGATGGACAGTGGTGTGCACTAG
- the SCRG1 gene encoding scrapie-responsive protein 1 isoform X2 — protein sequence MMKMKILSALIFLSMLLGTNMMPFSRLSCYKKVLKDRNCHSIPEGVASLQPIDGNLQDHFWEGQTCEIICYCNFSELLCCPKGIFFGPKISFVIPCHNQ from the exons ATGATGAAAATGAAGATTCTATCCGCTCTTATTTTTCTGAGCATGCTGCTTGGTACTAATATGATGCCTTTCAGTCGACTGTCTTGTTACAAGAAAGTGCTAAAAGATCGCAACTGCCACAGCATCCCAGAAGGTGTGGCCAGTCTTCAACCCATTGATGGAAATCTTCAAGACCACTTCTGGGAAGGGCAAACCTGTGAGATTATCTGTTACTGCAATTTTAGTGAATTACTCTGCTGCCCAAA AGGTATTTTCTTTGGACCGAAGATCTCTTTTGTCATCCCTTGCCACAATCAGTGA